A portion of the Bdellovibrio bacteriovorus genome contains these proteins:
- a CDS encoding aKG-HExxH-type peptide beta-hydroxylase, which produces MYGMFGIETSIENIYKLAAPFVGDTDIEKMQDLKPSYVNYLKSVHSEFPILNDPEIVVRDLTRSNQFASAFSASIIDDLNQERMVGDNYSKDLLLANAELVQRSLAQLKIIRPDLAELFDLAVHAVVLCNSNRNSEGFSAHGGTTNRCIGLIWLNLRPEISEQNVLEMLIHELTHTLVFLDELNNEHFNYYNITKQEFWAQSSILKRQRPMDKVIHSIIVSMELLYTRKEFLPTEPGQKLLHPSSQELVKNISASIQSVLEHPRLHEVCKPRAIELVQLAKEQLKIYEAM; this is translated from the coding sequence ATGTACGGAATGTTTGGAATCGAAACAAGTATTGAAAATATCTATAAACTTGCAGCTCCGTTTGTTGGTGATACCGACATCGAAAAGATGCAAGATCTAAAGCCCTCTTACGTAAACTATTTAAAATCTGTTCATTCTGAATTCCCGATTTTAAATGACCCCGAAATCGTGGTTCGCGATTTAACTCGTTCTAACCAATTTGCCTCTGCTTTTTCCGCAAGCATTATCGATGACCTTAATCAAGAGCGTATGGTTGGAGACAATTACTCGAAAGATCTGCTTTTGGCTAACGCGGAACTAGTTCAGCGCAGTTTAGCACAACTTAAAATCATCCGCCCAGATCTAGCTGAACTTTTTGACTTAGCTGTTCATGCCGTTGTCCTTTGTAATTCAAATCGCAACTCTGAAGGATTTAGCGCCCACGGAGGTACAACCAATCGTTGCATTGGTCTGATCTGGCTTAACCTACGTCCCGAAATTTCAGAACAAAATGTTTTAGAAATGTTGATTCATGAACTCACCCACACTCTAGTGTTTTTAGATGAACTTAATAACGAACATTTTAACTATTACAATATCACTAAACAAGAATTTTGGGCCCAATCTTCCATCTTAAAACGTCAACGCCCTATGGATAAAGTCATTCACAGCATTATCGTTTCCATGGAGCTGTTATACACGCGAAAAGAGTTCTTACCCACTGAACCGGGGCAAAAACTTTTACATCCAAGTTCTCAAGAACTGGTGAAAAATATCTCAGCCTCTATTCAGTCTGTCTTAGAACACCCTCGCCTTCATGAGGTCTGCAAACCTCGGGCAATCGAGCTGGTTCAGTTAGCAAAAGAGCAATTAAAGATTTATGAGGCTATGTAA
- a CDS encoding carboxymuconolactone decarboxylase family protein: MSYINLKSPQETTGSHKKMFDQIEKGFGKVPNMFLAIGNSPAALESMWASFGALSKGKLGAKLGEKIAVLVADINRCEYCLAAHTVLGQGAGNTAAEMTAAQAGESSDPRTQAALNFAARLVKARGQVSKSDIADVKAAGFSEEEIAEILAHVALNTFTNYTNVAFDVPVDFPAVPLRK; the protein is encoded by the coding sequence ATGTCTTATATCAACCTAAAATCACCGCAAGAAACAACGGGCTCGCACAAAAAAATGTTCGACCAGATTGAAAAAGGCTTCGGTAAAGTGCCGAACATGTTCTTAGCGATCGGAAATTCCCCCGCTGCTCTTGAAAGCATGTGGGCATCATTCGGGGCTTTGAGCAAAGGGAAATTGGGAGCGAAGCTGGGTGAAAAGATTGCGGTGCTTGTTGCAGATATCAATCGCTGTGAATACTGCTTAGCTGCGCACACCGTGCTTGGCCAGGGTGCCGGTAATACCGCAGCCGAAATGACCGCCGCACAAGCCGGTGAGTCGAGTGACCCACGCACTCAAGCGGCGTTAAACTTTGCAGCTCGTCTTGTGAAAGCTCGCGGTCAGGTTTCTAAATCTGACATCGCTGACGTAAAAGCAGCCGGTTTTTCAGAAGAAGAAATCGCAGAGATCTTGGCGCACGTGGCATTAAACACATTCACAAACTACACCAATGTGGCGTTTGATGTGCCGGTGGATTTCCCGGCGGTGCCGTTAAGAAAATAA
- a CDS encoding peroxiredoxin family protein: protein MKAQQLQVSQWLNTSPDYHLDVEAPRIKVIHAFQMLCPGCVYHGVPQTMEIFERLKGLSVDVVGLHTVFENHHAMGPEALKVFIKEWRIPFPVGVDEHREGEWMPLTMKAYDMQGTPTTIIIDQNGEIVLQHFGILDTEKLIEFVSSLATQTQTTKQA from the coding sequence ATGAAAGCTCAACAACTACAAGTAAGCCAGTGGCTCAACACTTCACCAGATTATCACCTGGATGTTGAGGCGCCAAGAATCAAAGTCATTCATGCCTTTCAGATGTTGTGTCCGGGCTGTGTATATCACGGGGTGCCACAAACCATGGAAATTTTTGAACGACTTAAAGGTTTATCTGTCGACGTAGTGGGTCTGCACACAGTTTTTGAAAACCATCATGCGATGGGGCCAGAGGCTTTAAAAGTTTTTATCAAAGAATGGCGAATTCCATTTCCGGTCGGAGTGGATGAACACCGCGAAGGCGAGTGGATGCCGCTGACGATGAAAGCTTACGACATGCAAGGCACGCCGACGACGATCATCATTGATCAAAACGGTGAAATCGTTCTGCAGCATTTTGGAATTTTAGATACAGAAAAATTAATCGAGTTTGTGAGTAGTTTAGCAACCCAGACTCAAACAACCAAACAGGCCTAA
- a CDS encoding winged helix-turn-helix transcriptional regulator has translation MDEKKYDVKFLVEDIVGCKWSMSILDMIDKGINRPGAMVREQDGLTTKVLNERLRKLQKYQVIDKVEHPEVPPRVEYVYTEFGKKFLDIVKAIRNLEDEMDIKK, from the coding sequence ATGGACGAAAAAAAATATGACGTGAAGTTTCTAGTCGAGGATATCGTGGGCTGCAAATGGTCCATGTCGATATTAGATATGATCGATAAAGGTATTAATCGTCCCGGCGCGATGGTGCGAGAACAAGACGGATTAACCACAAAAGTTTTAAATGAAAGACTTCGCAAACTGCAGAAATATCAAGTCATCGATAAAGTGGAACATCCGGAAGTTCCACCACGAGTGGAATATGTCTATACTGAATTTGGAAAAAAGTTTTTAGATATCGTTAAGGCCATTCGCAATCTTGAAGACGAAATGGACATCAAAAAATAA
- a CDS encoding serine hydrolase, with the protein MARATRLLSLFVFTLSVSVIGCGKNFEVPTDELTQIENGNDNTDQGTNNPTPTDPDAEDPVGLNPVDYSNPVLDSQFSKLPNGKDLSSISVNGTKLTLTRGSGNTFTAALKADYQALKTATQTDPKHKVQWTLMDLSSHQVIAKSLSSHKKLFGASSSKIYVGSALVDKQNGSISSSQLQLMADMLVVSSNTAWTNLQSQIGGGDSNKGREYIHNFTQRMGYKLTRGYQGYWGSTHGNELVPDEAVETLYDLYRNAFPGASIVWKLMHTCRTGSSRGLKYIPSSIYVGGKTGTYDGPTENPETGASYNVAIRNHLMVFYAGRRQYGLAILSNSGSDQSAALLAGGLIREYAGVK; encoded by the coding sequence ATGGCTAGAGCCACCCGACTTCTGTCTCTTTTCGTATTTACTCTTTCTGTATCGGTGATCGGTTGCGGAAAAAACTTTGAAGTCCCTACCGATGAATTAACTCAAATTGAAAACGGCAACGATAATACTGACCAAGGAACAAACAATCCAACCCCGACAGATCCCGACGCAGAAGATCCGGTGGGCCTAAATCCCGTTGATTATTCTAATCCTGTTTTAGATTCTCAGTTTTCTAAACTACCTAACGGAAAAGATCTTAGTAGCATTTCCGTCAATGGTACAAAGCTGACTCTCACGCGCGGATCCGGCAATACTTTTACCGCCGCCTTGAAAGCAGACTATCAAGCTTTAAAGACAGCCACTCAAACAGATCCGAAACACAAAGTGCAATGGACTTTGATGGATTTAAGTTCTCATCAAGTCATTGCTAAAAGTCTTTCGTCTCATAAAAAACTTTTCGGCGCTTCCAGTTCTAAAATCTATGTGGGATCAGCCCTAGTTGATAAACAAAACGGCAGCATTTCAAGTTCACAGCTGCAATTGATGGCGGATATGTTAGTGGTATCTTCAAACACCGCATGGACCAATCTGCAGTCGCAGATCGGCGGCGGGGATTCAAACAAAGGACGCGAGTACATCCATAACTTTACTCAGCGTATGGGTTATAAGCTGACTCGTGGGTACCAAGGTTACTGGGGCAGTACACATGGCAATGAACTTGTGCCTGACGAAGCCGTGGAAACTCTTTACGATCTTTACCGAAATGCCTTCCCCGGTGCTTCGATCGTGTGGAAGCTGATGCATACATGCCGCACGGGTTCCTCTCGTGGACTTAAGTACATCCCCTCAAGTATTTATGTGGGCGGAAAAACCGGAACCTATGATGGTCCCACGGAAAATCCCGAAACCGGCGCTTCTTATAACGTCGCGATTCGTAATCACCTGATGGTGTTTTACGCTGGCAGACGCCAATACGGTCTGGCGATCTTATCAAATTCTGGATCAGACCAATCGGCGGCTTTACTAGCGGGTGGATTGATTCGTGAATATGCGGGCGTTAAATAA